The following nucleotide sequence is from Salvelinus sp. IW2-2015 linkage group LG26, ASM291031v2, whole genome shotgun sequence.
GGACTGAATCCTGGCCTAAAATACCTTTACAATGCAGATTCTCCAATGAGAATGACTTTTAATTAAAGACTTAAATTTGAGTCTAAGACACTGGCCATATGGGTCCTTACTGAGTAATACATACATCCCATATTAGGCTTTACAGGGGTTAAAACTAAGATAAATTACTGAATCTATTACAAATAAACTCTGGATAATAAGAGCAGGTACTAAATTGTGATTCAAGCAGAACGTTTctggaattttttgttgttgttgggaacATTCAACGTATCAGACGGTTGTGACTAAATTGAGTACAGCTACGACCAGAAGTTACTTTTCGTAACAGGTTAGGAGAAcattttagctaaccttaacATCATTCTCCTAACCTGGTACGAAAAAGTACCTTCTAGTCGTAGCTGTACTCCACCTAGTCAGAACCCTATCAGAGTGTGAGGGTCAGGTCAGCTCCGCCCACAAAGCGGCAGTGGACATTCTCTAGGAAGGGCAGCTGGGATTGGAGGAGGTCCACCGTTGTTATGGAGATGTCTTTACACATGGAGATGTCCAGCGTCCGCAGTCTCTTACAGTGTTGGACGAGCATGAAGAGAGACCTGTGGGAGCATGAGTTCACTGCTGTCAAACACTGATACACAGATAACAGTCTGTCTCTctggggttctgtgtgtgtgtctcacctatCTGTGACTGCGTCGCAGCAGGACAGGTAGAGGTGCTGCAGCCTGGCGAGGTAGGGGGCGGCGCGGGCGATACCCTGGTCACTGATCTGGGGGCAGTGGCTGAGTGCCAGGCTGGTGAGGCTGCGGCAGTGGTAGGCCACCGACGCCAGGCTGTCATCACTGATCTCAggcagcatggagagagagaggcgctggAGGTCTGGATAACGCAGCACCTGCTCACAACAATTGCCCGGTTAACTTATAGGGAAATTGAAAAattgttcaacttcatattcatcatatcTAGCACCACTCCATTAacatgtgaaaatggcacatttctatgttttgtagtaaaaaaaagaTAAGAAGCTAAGTATTTCCAaagacatcatcaaccaattagtaggcaatgcctactcaaaatatatatttttatatataaaaatatatatatttttttttaataaacaaaataaattcaCACAACGCACACCGATGATGTTGCTACAAAACATAGAAGAGCGTCATTTCCACATATGTTAATGTTGGGTTGGTGCTTGAGATGATGAATATTACGtttttaaaaaagatatatttttATGTTCCTTTAATGGAGCGGTTCCTAACCTGACCAGGAYAAACTCTGGGCCCTGGTAAATAACCTAAAACTCCTTGCCCTAACCATAGCCTGTATATTCTCATGGTAGACCAACCTGTGTGATGCTGCTGTCAGTAAGTTTGGAGCAGGCAGACAGGTCGAGCTCCTGGAGGCTCCTGAGGGCCAGCAGTGAGGACCCCTCCTGTTCCTTGAACACCCCCAGGTCCTCGTCCGTCACCAGCCGGGGCTTCTCCTGGAAGGGCATGCTGGGAGGCCGGAAGAAACCCATATTTCCAAAAGTACGGGTGAAGCTGGGCCCCTTGTCCTCCTACAAAGGAGCCAGGGTGAGAGGTTGTAGGTCAGGGGCGCACGGTCGTAGTAAGCTACAGTGGTGGTAACATGAATTTAAGCAAAGTCAAGACCAGCTAGTCTGCTTATATACTATTCCCAAGACATCTAGACTTTTCCCCACCCAGCCCTCTCTCACCATTTCCTTGCTGGGCTCACACTCCTTGGTGAGCTCCACCATGCCCAGCAGCCCCCAGTCTGTGATCTCCTTGCACCAGCCCAGTCGCAGCACCACCAGCCCGGGCAGGTAGGTGGCGATAGCACGCACGCTAAGGTCTGTGAGGTAGACGCAGGAGGTGAGGTCCAGCTCCCGCAAACTAGAGCCCAGCAGCCGAGCCAGAGAGAACACAGCCAGGTcctgggagagagatgggaaacaAAGGAACATGAGGGATGATGTCCTGATAAACATTTCATTCTATAAAAGAGAAYTCCTGAAAGAGTCAGGTAAAACAGCTCTGGTAAAGTCATagtaatgtgagagagagagcagcacacaCACTGACCCTGATATAGGTGCAGCTCTTGAAGCTGAGTGTCTCCAACCGTGCCCTGGGCTCCAGGGCAGAGAGCCCTTTCACTATCTCAGCCCCACTGACATGCAGGCACTCAGACAGATCCAGGGTCCTCAGCTCCGGCAGCATCATCAGGTCAGCCAGCCCTTTATCCGTCATCCTCCAGTcccgggacagagagaggaaccggAGGCCCTTCAGGCCCAGGGCCACAGCCAGTACAGCCCGGCTGGTGAGCTCTGTACAGGCGCTGAGGTCCAGGATCCGGAGGCCAGGCTGGTGCTTGCAGAGCACCTCCACAGAGTAGTCGGTCAGCTCCTTGCAGCCCCGCAGACGCAGCTCCTCTAGAGACAGGCCCCCTACCTGGGCCACGGAGCGCAGCGACTCTGGGGTGATGCTAGTTCTGCTCAGGTCCAACCCCCGCACGGTGGAGGCCTGCTCCTGCAGCAGCCTGCGGAGGTTCCGTAGGGAGAGCAGGGCAGAGGAGTCAGGCCCCACGGGGCAGCCACGGTACGGGTCAAACTCAAAGGCGATGTGGCAGCCGGCCAGGGAGAGACGGCGAAGTCTGAGAGTGCAGCTCGTGAGCCGGTTGAAGGTGAGGTCTGATAGATAGCGCAGGTCAGAGAGATCCAGCTCCTCAAGACCTGCTAAAGCTACCCGCACCTAGGAAAAGGACAAACTAATTTWAAAAAACTGGCATGtgtaaaaattatatttaaaaaataattagaaggatactcatcatcatcatctccagCCTACAGGGTCTGTCTGACCTGCTGGCGGTGCTCTTCTTTGGACAGGAAGGCTCCAGACATGAAGAGGCTGTCCAGGCCACGGAGGTCAAGCCTGCGCAGGGCGGTCAGGTGgggcagcagggccaggagggaaGACTCGGTCACGCTGCTTCCTGGCAGGGCCAGGCTCTCCAGCCGAGGGCCTAGATGGAGCCCTATCTCCTGAAGCACAGCCCGGGACATACTGGACCCATCCAGATGGCTTATGACCAGGCTGCAGCGGGAACGCCTACTCAGGCCCCGGATCAGATCCAGGGAGGAGATAGAGGCTGGGAACTTGAAGGTGTCATTCCTCTGGAAAATGGAGTCAGAGTTAGGATTAGGTTGTTAGTGAGATTGATGAAATTTGTGAGATTAAGGGGAAATTGTGGAATAGAGTAGTACCTGAAATTGGAGGTCTTGGCTCGCATCATACCAGCTCCAGCAGACCAGAGAGGCTTCCTTCCTGTCTGATGCTTTGAGGAAACTTAGGATGTAGGTGACGATCTAGACATGAAGTTGATTGGACCACCAGGTCTTTTACAACAGTTCTATCATAGTGCCATGCATAAGGAAATCGATCAAATCAGGTGtgccaaaaatgtaaataatcagtGCATTATAACTTGTTAGTTAACATCTATTGTGCTGGTAGTAACATATCAAGTTGTTGACGCAACGTGCTAGTCAAGACACCCAAAGCATTGACAACCACAGTGACACCAACTGTTATTTTATGAAGCAGGCTACTAGCCTATTTGCTAGTCTTACCTCAAGAGGTAACTCAGGCGTTTCCATGGTTATTTATATCATCCCCAGTCACATCCTTGGATTAAAAGATGGAGTGTAGTCCATTATATTGATCATGTCAATATCTGTCAAGCATTTTCAATTCCGATTTTCGCTGATGAGCTAGCTACGACATCAAGTGCTGtcagctaactaacgttaaccgtagctatccagctagctagcttcctcTCTGGCTAGTTTAGTTAATcattacattagctagctatcttcaaTCTTGCtagtttcattcattcattcacgtCCCAATCAGACCTGGTTCGCCAAGTTGAGCTCTTTTGATGCATTTCAATTCTCACTTCAACAGTTATATAATTTAGAGCACGAAGATGTCATCACCCTCTTCACTTTGCCAGCGCCACAGATGGTCCCTCAGCTGACTGCAGATCAAAACAAACCCTCTGACGTAACACTAAAACCAGGGGCTTCTTCTTCGGGATCGGGTTAGGATTCTTCTTCTTTTATGGAAGATTGGCAATCGCACAATTGAATGTGCATtctgccacctactgtgcgggatTGAAACAGGATTCCCCCAAATTTTACGAAATACAAAAACTACAAAAAATAAATGAACTAAACTAAATCTAAACAACttttctgtaaaaaataaataaaacagatctGATCCCTACAGGCTCAAGGGGAACCTGGGAGGGCGGGTCTTCCGGCGCCAGTACCCCTTGCAAGTCTTCAGATGTAAAATCCTTAAATCCCAAAAACCTTTCTGCCGCAGCCACAATAATGTCCAGTTTCTCAGATTTCTTTGAAACTTGTGTGTAACAGTTTAGAACTGTGGCAATGAATGCCACAAAATCCACCTTTTTAACACACAGGGTATATTTTGCCTGGCAGCAAACATTTACCACAGGCCGCGGTGCGTCCACTACcatcacttgttttctcaattaTTTTAATCGCCTCCGCATAGGAGATTCGATTGATCGCGCTAACTTTTGCTACCTCAGTCTCCTTCATCCTTCCTGGGCACTCCTGGAACCCGGCAACACCGTAGTCCTTCTACACACCGTTCTTCAAtatactctgtctgtctgcacacacttgaaacatggccaaatcctttacaattcttACACTGCAATGGTATGGGAACGAAAGCTGTTACAGCGTATCCGAAAATAAACTAGCTTCACATGCGTATGTATTTGCTCTTCATCAAATAAACAACAGGACTGAAATAGcttatttttctccattcacccaACGGGTCAGATGCCGGGCACCGATCACACCAGGAATTCTCATTCAGGGATTCAACATGAACATTCGTTGTCACCGCTGAGATGACTCCTTTGACTGGTGCTCTACTCCGAAGTTCAAAACCAAACGTCTGTTGTCTGGATTCTTTTGAGGCtcactgcaatcttcctctgttcttcataaacacaattaatcaaaataagaccACTCCTGGTCACTGACATACTACACTTTTCCCAGCGCATACTTCACAATTTGACACCTCAAAAGTGTGAYGCCAGTCACGGCCTACCTACATTGAATTCTCTTAATTAGTKCCGTTCCTCTAAYAAAGTGAAATAGAGCCCTAGACACAAAGGGGCTTtcaggaagaggtagttgttagctagctaccttactattatattttctgcatcattttctGACTTGCATCACTGTGCAGTTTTACTAAGCTGCTAATTGTAGAAATCAAGRTAAACAGATGTATAAATGAAGACTGATTTGTTTGTGAGTTATGTTACTGTGGTGTGTCCATTTTCCATTGTAAATCTATATCCATTTCTCAAGCTTCATATCACCAGTAATATCACTCAACCACACAAAGATCGACAGGGATTTATTTTGAAtcacataatgatttatttggaAAAGAATCCACAAAAACATCAAACATTCATCATGGTGATATCAACACATTCAGATTTGCTGCGTGGTGGAACACAAATGCTATTTTTCTCAGCATGTGTTGCATGCGGCCAGCTTTTGTCatctacaccagtggttcccaatgAGCAGTACTAAGACCTCTGGgtgtacttggcctatccacaggggttaCTTGAGAAGattcatgagaccataggcctactggtaataTGCACATGGGGCACTccaggcagagcaaaattcagttggtggtacagtaaccaaaagaggttgggaaccactggcctacacCATACATACCATTAAACACACATAAAGAACGTAGTCAACCAACACGATAACAATATTCACATTCAATCTACAGATTGTCTGGCAGTTTCAGTAGCTGGTTTTTAGACRTTATGTATTCCAAGTGGGAATATAGGATCTATATAATTATGTAAAACCTTGCATTGATTTCTGAAAAACTAACACACAAGGGTCTAAGTATTTCCCTGTGAAAACTAATGGAAAATACACACCCTTTGRTTTTCRATTTACAATGTATTTACAAGCCAAGAACTTATGAAACAGCATTTGATTAACAGTATGAAATAATAATATCATATCAAACTTAAAAACATGTCATGTACATGTATAGATTGTGGACATGAGTCTTCTTCTGATCTGTCAAGTTAGTAAAAAAATGATAAACAGTCATTTTAAACATACCCATCATGTCAAAAGCTGTTGTAACTGTTGTCATCCTTTGTTCAGCTAAATTCCAAATGAATTTGTTAGCTATAGCTGTTGGCTCTAAAGTACATCTTTGATTGTCTGGCATGGTGAACTGACAGCATACCAGTCTTGATGAAATGATTAGCTACCCTGCTTAAAAGTAAATCTTTGATTGTCTGGCATGGTGAACTGACAGCATACCAGTCTTGATTAAATAATTAGCTCCACTGCTACCTGTGCACATACAACAATATTTAGATTTACATGCTgacatttgtatacatttttaaatctaGGRCTGTACACGTTTCAACATTTCAGTWaaaaaatatatacatatttgacCCATTCACCCCAGAAACACTAAACACTACCTCAAGGGCCATGAAAAATAAGGCAAAAATAACATATTCCATTGAACAAAACTCTATAAACAACTGGTCATCTTTACAAAACGTAAACATTTCTTATAAACATCAGCAAAATCTTTCCTCACATTCCAACATCTTTATAGTATTTCCCAATCACAATTCTCCCCTTGCTGAATAAATAGGAAATTAACAAAACTAGGGTTTAGGATTTGTTTCCGAAAGCAGACATAACAGAAGACCTggcgagacccccccccccccccccaccaacacacacacacactccccccacacacacacgcatacagctCTACCCTGTGTGACCGCTTTGTTATCTCCGTAACGAGATGATGTCTGTGTCAATTATTGCTGATTGGTACATTTACCCCTGGGATTGTAAACACAAACATATAGTGCAATGTCGAAGACATCAGTTTAGCACCCGTTTCGTCATCCCTGTGGAATTAGGTAGCCTAGGCCCTATACATAAGTGTCAAGGGGATAAGACAGTcagtgaggtaaaaaaaaaaaagagtctatAGGTATAACGGAACAGGAACTGTGACTCTGTGACTCCTGAGACATAATTGGATGATCTTTAGGACCCATGGctcttctctctggtctccctctctGCAACAGAGTATAGAGGGATAAACAACTGCATCCATTTCTTCACATGAAGACTGCTCTTAAAGCTTTTGGAGACAACTCATggctttctcttttctttcctcttcCCACTCTCTCCTGCCTCTTCTTCCACCACGTTGCCCTGCTCCTTGGACAGCGTCTCACCTCTGTGACAATGGGAGGCGGGGCGGAGCAACGTGGAGCTGTCTGAGGTTGGGGACATGATGCCAGACTTGCGCTCTGGGTCCagactggagactggagagactggGGACAGGGGGGTCAGGGAGGAGGACATTGAGGGCTGTGGGGAAACAGAGAGGTTAGCtcattcagtgtgtgtgcgtgtgtgc
It contains:
- the fbxl9 gene encoding F-box/LRR-repeat protein 2, which produces METPELPLEIVTYILSFLKASDRKEASLVCWSWYDASQDLQFQRNDTFKFPASISSLDLIRGLSRRSRCSLVISHLDGSSMSRAVLQEIGLHLGPRLESLALPGSSVTESSLLALLPHLTALRRLDLRGLDSLFMSGAFLSKEEHRQQVRVALAGLEELDLSDLRYLSDLTFNRLTSCTLRLRRLSLAGCHIAFEFDPYRGCPVGPDSSALLSLRNLRRLLQEQASTVRGLDLSRTSITPESLRSVAQVGGLSLEELRLRGCKELTDYSVEVLCKHQPGLRILDLSACTELTSRAVLAVALGLKGLRFLSLSRDWRMTDKGLADLMMLPELRTLDLSECLHVSGAEIVKGLSALEPRARLETLSFKSCTYIRDLAVFSLARLLGSSLRELDLTSCVYLTDLSVRAIATYLPGLVVLRLGWCKEITDWGLLGMVELTKECEPSKEMEDKGPSFTRTFGNMGFFRPPSMPFQEKPRLVTDEDLGVFKEQEGSSLLALRSLQELDLSACSKLTDSSITQVLRYPDLQRLSLSMLPEISDDSLASVAYHCRSLTSLALSHCPQISDQGIARAAPYLARLQHLYLSCCDAVTDRSLFMLVQHCKRLRTLDISMCKDISITTVDLLQSQLPFLENVHCRFVGGADLTLTL